In Flavobacterium sp. 83, the genomic window AGGAGAAATATTCTTTTTATCGGCAAACGAAATTAAGCGAGAACTGTTTACAGAATAAACCATTGGTGCAAATGCCCAAATTTTAGCACACAGATAACCTTTAGATTCTAATAGTAAACTGATATAATGAGAAATATTATGGCAATTAGCTTGTTGGTAACCAAAAGGAAGTCCAGATTGGATAATTTCTGCAAATAAATCGTTTGCTGTATTTAGATCTATAATAGATGCTTTTCTAGCCGTTAAAAGGGGGTGTTTTTTTGTGATAATATTAAATTAAAGGTATAACATCTACTTCTACTTTTACTTTATGCTCGCCAGAGCTAAAAATAATTCCTTTTAGTGGCGATACATCGGCAAAATCTCTTCCGTATGCCGTTACAATATGCCGTTGTTGTGGAATCATATTGTTAGTGGGATCAAATTCACACCAACCCATTTCTGGAATATAAACAGAAATCCAAGCATGTGAAGCGTCCGAACCTTCTAGTTTTATTTTACCCTTTGGAGGCAAAGTTTCGATATATCCGCTTACATATTTTGCAGGAATACCAACACTGCGCAAACTGGCAATAGCCAAATGAGAGAAATCTTGACAAACGCCTTTTCGTTCTTTGAGAACTGTTTTTAGCGGTGTATTGACATTGGTGGAACCGGATTTGAATTGAAATTCAGTATATATTTTTTTAATTAAATCCAGGATAGCTTCAAAAAGAGACACTTCTGGAATAAGGCAGGTTTTGGCAAAAGCCTCTATTTCTTCGTCCCAATTGATAAATTGACTTGGTAATAAATACTGAAGAACTTGAATTTTGATTGGAAGATCGGTTTGAAATTTTATCCTAGCTTGCTCGCAGGTTATTGGATTTAATGGTTGTATTACATTGTTTAATACTTCAATCTCGCTGGAAACAGTAACCTTTAAAGATTTATGCGATTCGTGGAGTGAAAAATAATGTTGGATATTTCCAAAATAGTCTGTACGAGAATATACTTTTGAAGGTTTAGGTTCAATCTCTAATTTGAAATTTTTACAAATTTGTTTAGCAGAATTTCGGGGTTGCAGGCACAATATACTTTGGTAATTGTGAACCTCGTTTACATACGTATACAGCGTTTTATGTTTTAATTTATATTTCATCAGAATCACTATTTTCTAGGGTGTCTAAAATGGAATGTTGTATCACGGAATGATTAAAATACAAACTGGATAAATTGTTAGAAACATTACAAATCAGTTCAAAAACTTTGGATAGCGTTTCGTCTAATTCAGGACGAAATTGTGTGTCATCGTCCACTTGTATTAGTTTATCGGCATCAATTAGTTTGACAAGTGTACTGGCTTCCAAAGCTGATTTTTCGGCGATACTCAATCGATTTGGTTCTTTGGATTTAGGTAATTTTGAGAGATAATTTGAAAGAGTGTCTAATAAAAAGGCAAGTGTATAAGGTAAATTTTTCTCCAAAAATACCATATTGATAACGGCTTTCAAACTTAAATGTGATTTGTAAATATTTCGATATTGTGCTAATAAATGATGGTTTTCTAAAACAGCTTCCATCAAAACTGCTTCTTCTTCCTCGTTTTTTTTATAATTCAGAGTAGAACGAAAAACCGATATTAAAGATAGTATGCGTTCTACATTTTTACCTGTTTCAAGTAAATAAAAACCATTATCTCTAGGTAATGTTTCATAAATATTTCCATAAAAAGAAAAAAGACGAATATGCAATTTATCCAAAGCGTGGTTTACATAATTGATATTATCGGTATTGGTTTTTTTAAGTGTCAATAAGCTATCCTCAACTAAATTAATAATGCGTCTAGTGTCATCATTCCACTTTTCGCTGACCTGATTAATAGTATTCAGCAACGATTGTATATTATACACCACAGAGCCTGCAATATTTGGATTGTTAATTAAGAGTAACAATTCTGTAATTGGGTTTTCAAAAATAGGTTCATTATCAAAATCTTCTCCTTCTTTTCCAACAAATCCTGGATAGGTTTGTGTAAGATGTGTTAAAGATTTTAATAGTACAACTAAAAATTCAGGTTGTTTATTTGCGTTTTTAGTTACATTTTCATTGAGTCTATTCAGGATTATTTTTAAAAAACTACGAAGTGCCATTGTTCTTTCGGATAAGCGGCCTACCCAAAATAAGTTTTCGGCATTCCTGCTCGTCAAAGAATTATTCAGTTGATTGTTGTTGTTTTTTTGTTCAACAGACTTTTCATGATATTCTTTTGGTATATCAGAAATAATCCAAGTGTCTTTTGAAATCCCTCCCAATTGGTTCGAAATCTCAAACTTATCTTTAACAGCAGAACTTCTTGTTAAACCTCCTTGCATTACTTTGTAATCAGCACCTTCAGCCACCAAAAAAGCGCGTAGTGCAGCATATCGCGGTTCAATCGCTCCATTAATAAAGGCTGGTGTAGTGGATAAACTCACTTCTTGTTGGGCAACAAAATCTTTGGGACTTTTGAGAATTAGGCTTTTTAAATCTTCCAGCTGTTCCTCATTCAATAAGCGACCATAAATGGATCTAAAACCTTGTTTTCTATTGGTTTTTTTTACGATTAATTTGGGTAAATTGGCTAAGACAAAGTTTAATTCTTTTGCTTGTCCGCACCACCACGTAGCCACAGAACTTATCAATAATGGTTCGTTGAGAAGGAATTTGCAGGCATTTTGCATAAATGCCATCAGGCCATAATTTTCTAAAATACTAGTTCCTGGAGGATTCATCACTGCTACATTTCCTAAACGAATGATTTGTAATAAACCAGGAATTCCCAATAATGAGTCTTTTCGTAATTCAAGCGGATCGCACCATTCATCATCCAATCGTTTGATAATAACATCTACACGTTCGAGCTGGTCAATTGATTTTAGCCACACAAAACCATCTCTAACCAATAAATCATTTCCTTGTACTAAAGTATAACCAAGATAAGACGAAAGGTAAACGTGCTCAAAATAAGTTTCGTTTCCAGGACCTGGAGTCAAGAAAACTACATTTGGATTTTCATTAGAATTATTTCCAAGTGAGTCAACGGTTTGTTGCAGTTGACTAAAATAAGGGGAAAGTCTTTTTCGATATGTTTTTTTGTTGAGTTCAGGAATAACTTTACTCATTACAATTCTGTTTTCGAGTGCATATCCTGCTCCAGAAGGAGCTTGGGATCTGTTGTCTAATAACCACATTTTTCCGTCTGGACCACGAGCCAAATCAACCGCATAATTGAGTAATTGTTTGTCGTGTTTTTGTCTGATGTCAAAACAAGGCAAGAGGAAACCCGAATTGTCAAAAACCAATTCAGCTGGAATGATGGCGTTTTTAATCAAGAGTTGAGGCCCATAGAGGTCTTTTAAAATCAAATCCAATAATTGAGCCCTTTGGATTAGTCCTTTTTCAATAGTTTCCCATTCGGATTCGTGAATCAGAAACGGAATGGGATCTAGTTTCCAAGCGCGATTCGATTCTTTATTAGAATCGTAAACATTATAAGTAACTCCGTTTTCCTTTAATTTTTTTACAATTTCTTGATTACGAAATTCTAATTCTTCAATACCAATAGATTCCAAAGTATCAAAAAGTCCCTTCCAATAGGGCTTCACTTGACCGTTTTGGTCAAGAACTTCGTCGTAGGAATTAATTTTTTCTTTATATGAGTTGAGTAGTCCCAATGAAATATTTTGAATCATTTGTTAATGGTGAATGAATTACGTTTTATAGTCTTGCAAAATACTTGTTTTTAATGGGAACAACAATTAATTATTAAAAATAAGCTGTTATTCGGTTTTAAAATTAGTTAATTCATTATTTAAATTTTATTAAATCTGCCGAATCTACAAGATCTGCATGGCAATATTTTTACACAGATTGTGCGGATTTACTCAGATTTTCTTTTTTTAAATATTAAATATTGTTAGTTCTAGTGATTGTGCTTTGTTGAAATAAACTATTGTTTTTTTGCTACCCAATAATGCCTCAAATCTAAAGTATTCGGATATTCAGGATTAACTAATTCTATGGGCGTATCCGGTTTTAAATTGGTTTTGTTTTGTGCCACAAATCTAGAAGCTGTTGGTGTATTAATAACCGGTGCACTTTGTTCAGAAATAGTTGAAGGCGTATGTCCAAAATCCCAAAAACGACTTATTTTTCTTGATTCGGCTTCATAACTATTCACAGGATACGTTTCAAAACTTCGACCTCCGGGATGCGAAACAAAATAGGTACAACCACCAATTGATTTGTCATTCCAAGTATCTACAATATCAAAAACTAAAGGCACATCTACGCCAATATTAGGGTGCAATGCTGATGGTGGATTCCAGGCTTTATACCGAATTCCAGCCACATATTCGCCTTTGGTTCCTGTACTTCTCAAGGGGATTCTACAGCCTTTACACAATAAAATATGACGTTCAGGTATAATTCCGGATACTTTTACCTGTAATCTTTCGAGAGAAGAATCTACAAAACGAGCCGTTCCATTGCTGGACAATTCTTCGCCCAAAACGTGCCAAGGTTCTATTCCCAAACGGATTTCCAATTGAATATTATCAACTGTAATACCTCCATGATGCGGGAATCTAAATTCAAAAAAGGGGTCAAACCACGAAATGTCAAAATCATAACCCGCTTCTTTCAAATCGTTAACCACATCAATCATATCGAGATAAGCAAAGTGCGGCAACAAGAATTTATCGTGCAATTCAGTTCCCCAACGCACTAGTTTTTTCTCATACGGGTTTTTCCAAAATTTCGCTACCAAAGAACGAACCAATAGGTTTTGAACCAAGTTCATGTGTTTATGTGGCGGCATATCAAAAGCACGTAATTCTAATATTCCTAAACGTCCAGTTGAAGAATCTGGCGAATACAATTTGTCGATGCAAAATTCGGTTCTATGTGTATTTCCTGTTATGTCAGTCAGTAGATTTCTAAAAATGCGATCGACCATCCAAAAAGGAATGTCTTTGTCTTTCGGAATTTGTTCAAAGGCAATTTCCATTTCATACAATCGTTCGTCTCGACCTTCGTCAATTCTGGGTGCTTGACTCGTTGGGCCAATAAATGGTCCTGCAAAAAGGTAACTCAAAACGGGATGATGTTGCCAATAGGTAATCAAACTACGCAACAAATCAGGTCTTCGCAACAACGGACTATCTTCTGGTTTTGCCGCTCCTAAAGTTACGTGATTTCCTCCGCCTGTGCCGGTATGTCTACCATCAACCATAAATTTATCGGTTCCCAAACGAGAAAGAAAAGCTTCTTCGTATAAAGCGGTGGTATTGTCCACGATTTCTTGCCACGATTTGGCTGGATGCACATTGACCTCGATAACGCCAGGATCTGGAGTTACCATCATTTTTTCGATGCGATAATCGGTTTCGGGCTGGTAGCCTTCGATTCGAACAGGGATTTGCAATTTTTCGGCAGTTTTTTCTACCGAGGCAATCAAGTCTAAATAGGTTTCTAAATAATCTGTTGGCGGTAAGAAAACATAAATAATTCCGTCACGTTCTTCTACGCACATTGCGGTCGAAAAAGTCTCCACTTCAAATAATAAGGGTTCCTTTTCTATGGTTTCTTCTTTCGATTTTGAAGAAACATCTGCTTTATAAGTTGCCGAAGCACTGCCATATCTTTCGTCCAAAGATTGATGATAATCTCCTAATGGGGGTAACTCTTCGAATAAGCTTCGGGAAACGGGTTGTTCTCTTTTATTTTTAGACACTTTTGGCAAAGATTCCAAAGGCAAACGCAAGCCAATAGGGGAGTTGCCGGGAATCAAATAACATTGTCCTCTTCGGAATTCCCAAACACAGCTGACCCAATTTTTGGTGGTGTGAATCCATTTTAGAGGCAACACAAAACCCGAAGGATTGTTCAAGCCTTTTTCCAATAATTTAGCAAGTGTATGGCGCTGAATAGAATCTTTTAGATTTACAGCAAGCGGATCAAGGTTAACTGGCAATTTTCCTTCTTCCAAAGCCCAATAAATAGGATCTTCATAGGTAGGATTTATATTTTTGATGTCAATGCCCAAGTATTTTGTCAGTTCAATGGCAAAACGTTCGGCATCGTGAAAAGTGAATTTTTCGCCCTCTTCTTTGGCAATCAGAGCGTCATTTTTCCATAACGGCAATCCATCCTTTCTCCAGTATAAAGCATATTGCCAACGCGGAAATAATTCACCGGGATACCATTTTCCCTGTCCAAAATGAAGCAATCCACCGTGAGCAAAACGACCTTTTAATCGAAGTGCTAAATCATAAGCGAGTTTGCGTTTCAATGGGCCATCAGCAGTAGAATTCCACTCAGGAGATTCAAAATCATCGATAGAAACAAAAGTAGGTTCGCCTCCCATTGTCAATCGAACGTCACCTTCAATCAAGTCTTTTTCGACATCATTCCCCACCTTCATAATGTTTTCCCATTGCTGTTCAGTGTATGGTTTGGTCACTCTTGGATCTTCGTGGATTCGGGTTACGGTATTGTCAAATTCAAATTCCACTTGGCAAACTTCACTCGCACCACTTACTGGAGCAGCACTTTCAAAATCGGGTGTACAACACAAGGGAATATGTCCTTCGCCGGCAAAAAGTCCAGAAGTTGGATCGAGTCCAATCCAGCCTGCTCCGGGTAAATAAACTTCTACCCAAGCGTGCAAATCGGTAAAGTCATTTTCAGGACCTGACGGACCGTCAAGTGATTTTATGTCAGAGGTTAATTGAACCAAATAACCCGATACAAATCGAGCCGCTAAACCAATGCTGCGCAATGCCTGAACCAATAGCCAAGCAAAATCACGACAAGAACCGCTTTGAATTTCAAGCGTTTCTTCGCAGGTTTGCACGCCTACTTCGAGACGGATATTGTAGTTTAAAGTTTGAAATACCAATTGATTGGCGAAAACCAAAAAATCAACAGTTATTAAGTCTTTTTTCGCAGTCAATTGTGACACAAAGTTATCAAATCGGAAACCTCGCTCATTTTCCCTTACTTCGAGATAAGGCCATAATTCTTTGTGTAGTTTGTTTTCGTATAGGAAAGGGAAGTTTTCAGCGTATTCTTCTATAAAAAAGTCAAAAGGATTGATGACTTCTAGTTTCGCAATTACCTCTACTTCAACTCGCAATTCGGTTGTTTTTTCGTTAAAAACCACTCTCGCCTGATAATTTCCAAAAGGATCTTGTTGCCAATTGATAAAATGATTTTCGGGATAAATTTTGAATGAATAACCTTCAATAGAGGTTCTGGAATGAGCCGCTGGTCTAAGCCTAAAAATGTGAGGAAATAGTTTTACACTTCGATCAAATTTATAAGCTGTTTTGTGTGAAATGGCTATTTTTATGGACATAAGGAAGTGCTTTTTTTATGTTATTTGATTAATTCAAATATTGAAAAAAAAACACCATTTATCGAATTTATATGATAATAATAAGGGCGTTTTATCTATAAATACCTTTAAAATGATAATTTACGGTTTTTATTTTAAGAATAATTCAAATTGAAGGTAAAACTAACAAAACAAATGTGCTATGTTATGAAGTAACTATTTTTTTATTAAAATTAATTTCAAAAATGTAGCGTAACTTAATGCGCAGTTTTTATTGGCCTATCCAATGTAAAGCTGACAAATTATGCTGCTTTTTGATATAAAATGGGTGTTGTTTTGATTTATGCTTATAGCAGTTAGTAGGATATTAGTTTTAAAAAAAGGGATTCTTGTAATTCATAATTACATACCAATCTTTTTCTCTTGTAAATAATGCCAATCTTATTTTAGTACTAATTTTTTAATACAATTACTTTTTGATTTGCAATAAGTGTATGAAAGCTAATTTTTTTTATCCAAACCATAAGCTAATGCCGCCCCTTAAGCCATCATTCCCTTCACAAAGACCTCCACAAACTCCTTCATTTTGGTAATAATCCTATCACCAATGGTTCGTGCTTGCAAAACACTTGGTCTATTGTCTAAACATTGAAAAACCTCGTCTTTTATGGGTTCTCTTCCGCTATAGATATAAGCGTCAATAAGTGATTTGAATTGTGCTTTGTCCAGGTGTTCCTCTTCGCATAGTTTGCCTAATGCGAGTACTTTTTGGTCTTGCCAGAATTTCTCAAATTCATCTTCAATGCTGTCACCGTCTTTGATGTGGGGCATATTCTCATCGATAAATTTCTGAATCAATTCCCGTTTGCTTCGTAACTGAATATCGCCACCCAATAAATCAATAATGGCTTTTCTTTGTACAGCGGCTGCCGATTCAGTTTTTGTTCCTTTCAATTGCGCTAATAATTTCAGGATATACGCCACATTGATTTGGTCTCTGTGGATTAACTCTAATTCAAAATCGATGTCATCGAGAATCGAAGTTTTTTGTTTTTCACTATCTCGTTTTACCTTTTCGTATAAGTCTAAATACTTGCTTTTGTAATCCTCAAATTCCTGCTCGTCAATGGATAAATCTTCCCAATCAAAATCAGTATAGGATTGCAAAACATTCATGGCTCGCATCAATTTTCGGAAAGCTTGTACAAATTGGGCTTCTGCTTCTTCACTTTCCAAATCATTTACGCTTTGGTAGGTTGGTGCAATTTCTCGAAGGAGTTTCAAAGCTTCGTCAAACTTCTCCGCTATTTTTTCATAATCGGGCATCGTAACTACTTCAATAGCCTCTTTATTTGAAAACAAAGTAATCGCATCGTCTGTGGCTTTTTTGAGGTTTCTAAAGGATAAAATGTTTCCTTGTGACTTCTGTTCTCCAAGGATTCGATTGGTTCTCGAAAAAGCTTGTATCAAACCGTGTTGCTTCAAGTTTTTATCCACATAAAGCGTATTTACTTTTTTGGCATCAAAACCCGTAAGCATCATATTTACTACAATTACAAGGTCTAAACGGTCTTTCTCATTGTCGAAATTTTCCTTTTCTCGGTCTTTTAATCGTTTGCTAATATTTTGAAAATATTTTTGAAATGATTCACTGTCTTTTGTTGAGTAGCTTGTGCCGTACATCCTGTTATAATTGCAAATGTAACTTTCTAGTTTGTCTCGGGTGTGCTTTCCTTGATAACTGGTTTGAGGTTCTGCCAAAACATCAAAATCGACTTCATCATCAGGAAGAAAATCTTGTGCTTCGTCTGAATCTTCATTGGCACCATAGGTAAAAATAGTGGCAATACGCAAATCGTGTTCTCCTGCCGCTTTCTTTTGTTGGAAAAGGTCGTAATACTGAATCACATTATTAATACTGCTTACCGCCAAAAGTGCTGAGTAATCTCGACTAAAGGTTTTCTGATTGTGATAGGCAATGATGTAATCGACAATTTTATTGATTCGCTTTTCCGAATCCAAAACCTCTTGCTTATCTATATCTTCGACTTCGATGTCGATAAAAGAATTGCTTTTGTTTTTGTATTTCCCCACATATTCAATCCCAAAACGCAATACGTTTTCATCCCGAATAGCATCAGTAATCACGTATTTATGCAGGCAGTTGCCAAATAAATCTTTGGTGGTGCGTTTCCCTAAATCATTCTTGGAAGCGTTTTCGGCAAATATGGGTGTTCCTGTAAAACCGATTAACTGACTTTTGTCAAAGAATTTAGTAATTCTATCGTGGGTTTCTCCAAATTGGGAGCGGTGGCATTCATCAAATATAAAGACGATTTTCTTATGGCGTAACGATTCTATTTTACCTGCAAATCGTTCTGAAACCGCATTGTTTAATTTTTGAATTGTGGTTAAAACCAACTTGGTATTATCCGTTAATTGCCGTACCAAGGATTGTGTGTTATCCGTAACATCAACGCTGTCTTTTTTGAAAGCATTGAATTCATTCATAGTCTGAAAATCCAAATCTTTTCTATCGACTACAAAAACGACTTTGTAAACCTCAGGCAAATCCATCACGATTTGGCTTGCCTTGAACGAAGTTAAGGTTTTACCCGAACCTGTGGTGTGCCAAATGTAAGCGTTTTCACTAGAGTTTTTAACTTGATGAATAATTGCTTCCGTGGCAAAATATTGATACGGTCGCAACACCATCATCACTTTATGGGTTTCGTTAATCACGATATAATGCGCTACCATTTTGCCCAAATGAGTGGGATTCAAAAAAGCAGCTGCAAACTCGGTTAACTCGGTAATATTTTTATTATTGGCATCCGCCCAAAAGAAGGTTTGTTTTACGGATTGCAATTTGTTATTTGCCAAATATTTGGTGTTCACGCCATTGCTTATCACAAACAATTGTACGTATTGAAACAAGCCGTGATTGCTCCAAAAAGAATGCAATTGGTAGCGATTAATTTGGTTAAATGCTTCTTTAATTTCTAAGCCTGAACGTTTGAGTTCTATTTGTACCAAAGGCAAA contains:
- a CDS encoding transglutaminase family protein, with translation MKYKLKHKTLYTYVNEVHNYQSILCLQPRNSAKQICKNFKLEIEPKPSKVYSRTDYFGNIQHYFSLHESHKSLKVTVSSEIEVLNNVIQPLNPITCEQARIKFQTDLPIKIQVLQYLLPSQFINWDEEIEAFAKTCLIPEVSLFEAILDLIKKIYTEFQFKSGSTNVNTPLKTVLKERKGVCQDFSHLAIASLRSVGIPAKYVSGYIETLPPKGKIKLEGSDASHAWISVYIPEMGWCEFDPTNNMIPQQRHIVTAYGRDFADVSPLKGIIFSSGEHKVKVEVDVIPLI
- a CDS encoding circularly permuted type 2 ATP-grasp protein — translated: MIQNISLGLLNSYKEKINSYDEVLDQNGQVKPYWKGLFDTLESIGIEELEFRNQEIVKKLKENGVTYNVYDSNKESNRAWKLDPIPFLIHESEWETIEKGLIQRAQLLDLILKDLYGPQLLIKNAIIPAELVFDNSGFLLPCFDIRQKHDKQLLNYAVDLARGPDGKMWLLDNRSQAPSGAGYALENRIVMSKVIPELNKKTYRKRLSPYFSQLQQTVDSLGNNSNENPNVVFLTPGPGNETYFEHVYLSSYLGYTLVQGNDLLVRDGFVWLKSIDQLERVDVIIKRLDDEWCDPLELRKDSLLGIPGLLQIIRLGNVAVMNPPGTSILENYGLMAFMQNACKFLLNEPLLISSVATWWCGQAKELNFVLANLPKLIVKKTNRKQGFRSIYGRLLNEEQLEDLKSLILKSPKDFVAQQEVSLSTTPAFINGAIEPRYAALRAFLVAEGADYKVMQGGLTRSSAVKDKFEISNQLGGISKDTWIISDIPKEYHEKSVEQKNNNNQLNNSLTSRNAENLFWVGRLSERTMALRSFLKIILNRLNENVTKNANKQPEFLVVLLKSLTHLTQTYPGFVGKEGEDFDNEPIFENPITELLLLINNPNIAGSVVYNIQSLLNTINQVSEKWNDDTRRIINLVEDSLLTLKKTNTDNINYVNHALDKLHIRLFSFYGNIYETLPRDNGFYLLETGKNVERILSLISVFRSTLNYKKNEEEEAVLMEAVLENHHLLAQYRNIYKSHLSLKAVINMVFLEKNLPYTLAFLLDTLSNYLSKLPKSKEPNRLSIAEKSALEASTLVKLIDADKLIQVDDDTQFRPELDETLSKVFELICNVSNNLSSLYFNHSVIQHSILDTLENSDSDEI
- a CDS encoding DUF2126 domain-containing protein; the encoded protein is MSIKIAISHKTAYKFDRSVKLFPHIFRLRPAAHSRTSIEGYSFKIYPENHFINWQQDPFGNYQARVVFNEKTTELRVEVEVIAKLEVINPFDFFIEEYAENFPFLYENKLHKELWPYLEVRENERGFRFDNFVSQLTAKKDLITVDFLVFANQLVFQTLNYNIRLEVGVQTCEETLEIQSGSCRDFAWLLVQALRSIGLAARFVSGYLVQLTSDIKSLDGPSGPENDFTDLHAWVEVYLPGAGWIGLDPTSGLFAGEGHIPLCCTPDFESAAPVSGASEVCQVEFEFDNTVTRIHEDPRVTKPYTEQQWENIMKVGNDVEKDLIEGDVRLTMGGEPTFVSIDDFESPEWNSTADGPLKRKLAYDLALRLKGRFAHGGLLHFGQGKWYPGELFPRWQYALYWRKDGLPLWKNDALIAKEEGEKFTFHDAERFAIELTKYLGIDIKNINPTYEDPIYWALEEGKLPVNLDPLAVNLKDSIQRHTLAKLLEKGLNNPSGFVLPLKWIHTTKNWVSCVWEFRRGQCYLIPGNSPIGLRLPLESLPKVSKNKREQPVSRSLFEELPPLGDYHQSLDERYGSASATYKADVSSKSKEETIEKEPLLFEVETFSTAMCVEERDGIIYVFLPPTDYLETYLDLIASVEKTAEKLQIPVRIEGYQPETDYRIEKMMVTPDPGVIEVNVHPAKSWQEIVDNTTALYEEAFLSRLGTDKFMVDGRHTGTGGGNHVTLGAAKPEDSPLLRRPDLLRSLITYWQHHPVLSYLFAGPFIGPTSQAPRIDEGRDERLYEMEIAFEQIPKDKDIPFWMVDRIFRNLLTDITGNTHRTEFCIDKLYSPDSSTGRLGILELRAFDMPPHKHMNLVQNLLVRSLVAKFWKNPYEKKLVRWGTELHDKFLLPHFAYLDMIDVVNDLKEAGYDFDISWFDPFFEFRFPHHGGITVDNIQLEIRLGIEPWHVLGEELSSNGTARFVDSSLERLQVKVSGIIPERHILLCKGCRIPLRSTGTKGEYVAGIRYKAWNPPSALHPNIGVDVPLVFDIVDTWNDKSIGGCTYFVSHPGGRSFETYPVNSYEAESRKISRFWDFGHTPSTISEQSAPVINTPTASRFVAQNKTNLKPDTPIELVNPEYPNTLDLRHYWVAKKQ
- a CDS encoding type I restriction endonuclease subunit R translates to MSHQSEAVLENNLIKQLRGLDYASVAIPDGETLVSNLQRQLEVFNETNFTAKEFDAIINHLAKGNVFEKAKTLRDRFQLTKEDGTSFYVRFFNAEDNSKNLFQVSNQISLEGSYKNRFDVTLLVNGLPLVQIELKRSGLEIKEAFNQINRYQLHSFWSNHGLFQYVQLFVISNGVNTKYLANNKLQSVKQTFFWADANNKNITELTEFAAAFLNPTHLGKMVAHYIVINETHKVMMVLRPYQYFATEAIIHQVKNSSENAYIWHTTGSGKTLTSFKASQIVMDLPEVYKVVFVVDRKDLDFQTMNEFNAFKKDSVDVTDNTQSLVRQLTDNTKLVLTTIQKLNNAVSERFAGKIESLRHKKIVFIFDECHRSQFGETHDRITKFFDKSQLIGFTGTPIFAENASKNDLGKRTTKDLFGNCLHKYVITDAIRDENVLRFGIEYVGKYKNKSNSFIDIEVEDIDKQEVLDSEKRINKIVDYIIAYHNQKTFSRDYSALLAVSSINNVIQYYDLFQQKKAAGEHDLRIATIFTYGANEDSDEAQDFLPDDEVDFDVLAEPQTSYQGKHTRDKLESYICNYNRMYGTSYSTKDSESFQKYFQNISKRLKDREKENFDNEKDRLDLVIVVNMMLTGFDAKKVNTLYVDKNLKQHGLIQAFSRTNRILGEQKSQGNILSFRNLKKATDDAITLFSNKEAIEVVTMPDYEKIAEKFDEALKLLREIAPTYQSVNDLESEEAEAQFVQAFRKLMRAMNVLQSYTDFDWEDLSIDEQEFEDYKSKYLDLYEKVKRDSEKQKTSILDDIDFELELIHRDQINVAYILKLLAQLKGTKTESAAAVQRKAIIDLLGGDIQLRSKRELIQKFIDENMPHIKDGDSIEDEFEKFWQDQKVLALGKLCEEEHLDKAQFKSLIDAYIYSGREPIKDEVFQCLDNRPSVLQARTIGDRIITKMKEFVEVFVKGMMA